A single region of the Bacillales bacterium genome encodes:
- a CDS encoding EAL domain-containing protein: MQTYLYTYEDPDSLRIFFQNNALEGACHLLVKVYVVQTEQPSFEDVSALIKSIVPHARIYLGTEGDHERRQYGKKPMLFITAFEETSVQDLTLELSTLQLHLQESEQRYRSLFEHHPNLIYSMDRQGVIQSVNPALIKETGYLPKEIRNTPAVNYVADDQKESVIQRFRKTLKGESQHFSIYFKNKFGSYELFEVTNVPIFVNGAVVGVYGIAQNMTKQKEAQDKIIRLAYHDSLTGLPNRTLLQKTLESEMKLADGTNSKLAVLFVDFDRFKLINDSVGHHDGDEVLKRAVKRMKTAIGREHILSRFNGDEFVVLLRKVEDTKQITDTLRTLTDAFERPVEYGQREFYLSISIGVSLYPDDTKDAKDLLKHADTALAHAKQKGQACVSFYKEEMQHYFTNRLQLENDLRKALEKNEFTLFYQPLMCVTKEKITGCEALIRWNHPTFGQVPPNVFIPLAEETGLIDEIGSWVMETACKQTKKWHDDGYNDFAVSVNVSARQFERSGFPADVQAVLAKTGLPAHCLHLELTESTTLRDIRSSVQHLQALKKLGVKVSIDDFGTGYASLSYLKEFSVDILKIDQSFVRSLNDKTQDRAIVKAILTMCEGLSVTAVAEGVETEDQLNVLKQFGCRCVQGYFYSRPLPVKKFESFLTA, encoded by the coding sequence TTGCAAACATACTTGTATACCTATGAGGATCCGGATTCCCTGCGAATATTTTTTCAAAACAATGCTCTGGAAGGCGCATGTCATTTGCTTGTAAAAGTTTACGTTGTGCAAACGGAGCAACCGTCCTTCGAAGATGTATCCGCTCTCATCAAAAGCATCGTCCCTCATGCACGGATTTATCTCGGGACCGAGGGAGATCACGAACGCCGCCAATATGGAAAAAAGCCGATGTTGTTCATCACGGCTTTCGAAGAGACGTCGGTTCAAGATCTAACATTAGAACTGTCGACGCTTCAATTGCACTTGCAGGAATCGGAACAACGTTACCGGTCATTGTTCGAGCACCATCCGAATTTGATCTATTCGATGGATCGGCAAGGCGTCATTCAGAGCGTCAATCCCGCCCTCATTAAAGAAACCGGATATTTGCCAAAAGAAATTCGCAACACCCCCGCCGTCAATTACGTAGCCGACGATCAAAAAGAGAGCGTGATCCAACGGTTCCGGAAAACATTGAAAGGAGAGTCGCAGCACTTTTCGATTTATTTTAAAAATAAATTCGGCAGTTACGAGCTGTTTGAAGTGACGAACGTTCCAATTTTCGTCAATGGGGCGGTCGTCGGGGTGTACGGCATCGCGCAAAACATGACGAAGCAAAAAGAAGCACAGGACAAAATCATTCGCCTCGCTTATCACGATTCACTTACGGGTTTGCCGAACCGAACGTTGCTGCAAAAAACGTTGGAGAGCGAGATGAAGCTGGCGGACGGCACAAACTCGAAACTAGCGGTATTGTTCGTCGATTTCGACCGCTTTAAGTTGATCAATGACAGCGTCGGTCATCACGATGGTGACGAAGTGTTAAAACGGGCGGTTAAACGAATGAAAACCGCCATCGGACGCGAACATATCCTTTCCCGCTTTAATGGGGATGAGTTTGTCGTGTTGCTTCGTAAAGTCGAGGATACCAAGCAAATTACCGATACCCTGCGGACGTTGACGGATGCGTTCGAACGACCGGTCGAATACGGGCAGCGAGAGTTTTATTTGTCAATCAGCATCGGTGTGAGCCTTTATCCGGACGACACGAAAGACGCGAAAGATCTGTTGAAACATGCGGATACCGCTTTGGCGCACGCGAAACAGAAAGGGCAAGCATGCGTCAGCTTTTACAAAGAAGAAATGCAGCATTATTTCACCAACCGGCTGCAATTGGAGAACGATTTGCGAAAAGCTTTGGAAAAAAACGAGTTCACCTTGTTCTATCAACCGTTGATGTGTGTGACGAAGGAGAAAATCACCGGATGCGAAGCATTGATTCGCTGGAATCATCCGACATTCGGACAAGTACCTCCGAACGTGTTCATTCCGCTGGCCGAAGAAACGGGACTCATCGACGAAATTGGCAGCTGGGTAATGGAAACGGCATGTAAGCAAACAAAAAAGTGGCACGATGACGGTTATAACGATTTCGCCGTGAGCGTGAACGTTTCCGCCCGACAGTTCGAACGGTCAGGATTTCCGGCAGATGTTCAAGCGGTGTTGGCGAAGACGGGACTTCCCGCGCATTGTTTACACTTAGAACTGACGGAAAGTACGACCTTGCGCGATATTCGCTCTAGCGTCCAGCACTTGCAAGCGTTGAAAAAACTCGGCGTGAAAGTGTCAATCGACGATTTCGGAACCGGCTATGCTTCGCTCAGTTATTTGAAAGAGTTTTCCGTTGATATTTTAAAAATTGACCAGTCGTTCGTCCGCAGCCTGAACGACAAGACGCAGGATCGAGCGATCGTGAAAGCGATCTTGACGATGTGCGAAGGCTTGTCCGTGACGGCAGTAGCCGAAGGGGTCGAGACGGAAGATCAATTGAATGTATTGAAACAATTCGGGTGTCGCTGCGTACAAGGCTACTTCTACAGCCGGCCGCTGCCGGTCAAGAAATTCGAAAGCTTTTTGACCGCCTGA
- the ligD gene encoding non-homologous end-joining DNA ligase encodes MSQRTFGKQELVVEGRSLKITHPDKLLWPEKNVHKVDYLQYLLELSPHLLPFLQERELTVIRYPHGVKGESFYQKNCPEYAPDFIRTHESKGVRYIVCSNLASLLWLGNQLAFELHVPFQTIHSPNPAEIVFDLDPPSRDAFHLAVEAALLLKDILDRLNLSSFVKTSGNKGLQVYVPLPDDTFSYEDTRRFTRFAADYLTEKEPSWFTTERLKKNRGNKLYVDYLQHAEGKTIVAPYSVRGNREALVATPLEWQEVTRSLRPESFSIDQIPERLRLHGCPFASFQRAKREQPFQPVLDWLSEQSL; translated from the coding sequence GTGAGCCAACGAACATTCGGTAAGCAGGAACTTGTCGTCGAAGGCCGTTCCTTAAAAATTACGCATCCGGACAAGCTTTTATGGCCGGAGAAAAACGTGCATAAAGTCGATTATTTGCAGTATTTGCTTGAACTTTCGCCGCATTTGCTGCCTTTTCTGCAAGAACGCGAATTGACAGTGATTCGTTACCCGCACGGTGTGAAAGGAGAAAGCTTTTATCAAAAAAACTGTCCCGAGTATGCACCGGATTTTATTCGCACGCATGAATCCAAAGGTGTCCGCTATATCGTTTGTTCTAACCTCGCCTCTTTGCTCTGGCTCGGCAATCAACTCGCGTTTGAACTACACGTTCCCTTTCAAACAATTCATTCGCCAAATCCGGCTGAAATCGTTTTCGATCTCGATCCTCCGTCGAGAGACGCCTTTCACCTTGCCGTCGAAGCGGCATTGTTGTTGAAAGACATTCTCGACCGGTTAAACTTGTCCTCGTTCGTGAAAACCTCGGGAAACAAAGGACTGCAAGTGTATGTACCGCTTCCTGACGACACCTTCAGTTATGAGGACACGCGCCGATTCACCCGCTTTGCAGCCGACTACTTAACGGAAAAGGAACCTAGCTGGTTCACGACCGAGCGTTTGAAAAAAAACCGCGGCAACAAGCTGTACGTCGATTATTTGCAGCATGCCGAGGGAAAAACGATCGTCGCCCCTTATTCGGTTCGCGGAAATCGCGAAGCGCTCGTCGCTACGCCGCTGGAATGGCAGGAAGTCACGCGCAGTTTGCGTCCAGAGTCGTTTTCGATCGATCAAATTCCGGAACGGCTGCGGCTGCACGGATGTCCCTTTGCTTCGTTTCAACGTGCAAAGCGCGAACAGCCATTCCAACCGGTTCTCGACTGGTTGTCCGAACAATCGCTGTAA
- a CDS encoding NAD-dependent succinate-semialdehyde dehydrogenase, producing MDLLNYIRGDWVGADENYDVVNPANGEVIGSVPKGTERDVAEAIDAAYEALPSWRELTAEERAGYLEALFDLMIENEDELATIMTLENGKPMKESRAEVQYAASFIKWFAEEARRIYGKTIPGKAKNQRIQVIRQPVGVVAAITPWNFPAAMITRKMAPALAAGCTFLVKPPLETPLTALKLMEYCERAGFPAGVVNTIVTPDEAFSETIKNSEKVRKLTFTGSTEVGSLLMKQSAEHIKNVSFELGGQAPFIVLNDADLDKTVAAAMASKFRNAGQTCIASNRFYVEAGVYDKFVEQLTEQVKKLKVGNGLDEGIDIGPLINKEGFEKVQKHVNDAVDKGAEVVCGGKGEEKNGGYFFAPTVLKNVSDDMLCMNEETFGPVIPVQKVETAEEAVGLANATRFGLAGYFFTESVTRGTKIAEALDYGIIGWNHGAPSAAQAPFGGMKESGIGREGGHEGIEAYLETKYISLGL from the coding sequence ATGGATTTGCTTAATTATATTCGCGGAGATTGGGTAGGCGCGGACGAAAACTACGACGTAGTCAATCCCGCAAACGGCGAAGTGATCGGTTCTGTTCCGAAAGGAACGGAACGAGACGTCGCCGAGGCGATCGACGCAGCGTATGAAGCGTTGCCGTCGTGGCGAGAACTTACGGCCGAGGAGAGGGCCGGCTATTTGGAAGCGTTGTTCGATTTAATGATCGAAAACGAGGATGAATTGGCGACGATCATGACGCTCGAGAACGGCAAACCGATGAAGGAATCGCGCGCGGAAGTGCAGTATGCGGCCTCGTTCATCAAGTGGTTCGCTGAAGAAGCGCGCCGCATCTACGGCAAAACGATTCCGGGGAAAGCGAAGAACCAGCGGATTCAAGTCATTCGCCAACCGGTCGGCGTGGTTGCCGCGATTACTCCGTGGAATTTTCCGGCGGCGATGATCACGAGAAAAATGGCGCCGGCGCTTGCCGCGGGTTGCACTTTTCTTGTCAAACCCCCGTTGGAAACCCCGTTGACGGCATTGAAACTGATGGAATATTGCGAGCGGGCGGGCTTTCCGGCAGGTGTCGTCAATACGATCGTGACGCCGGACGAAGCGTTTAGTGAAACGATCAAAAACAGTGAGAAAGTCCGCAAATTGACGTTTACCGGTTCGACAGAAGTCGGCAGCCTGCTAATGAAACAAAGCGCCGAGCATATAAAAAACGTCTCGTTCGAGCTCGGCGGACAGGCGCCGTTCATCGTACTCAACGACGCCGACCTTGACAAGACAGTTGCGGCCGCGATGGCTTCGAAGTTCCGCAATGCTGGACAAACGTGTATCGCGTCCAATCGTTTTTACGTCGAAGCCGGCGTGTACGACAAATTTGTCGAACAACTCACGGAACAAGTGAAAAAGCTGAAAGTCGGAAACGGCCTGGACGAAGGTATCGACATCGGGCCGCTCATTAATAAGGAAGGTTTCGAGAAAGTGCAGAAACACGTGAACGACGCGGTTGACAAAGGTGCGGAAGTTGTATGCGGCGGGAAAGGAGAAGAAAAGAACGGCGGGTATTTCTTCGCGCCGACGGTTTTGAAGAACGTTAGCGATGACATGCTTTGCATGAATGAAGAAACGTTCGGTCCGGTTATCCCGGTGCAAAAAGTGGAAACCGCCGAAGAGGCCGTTGGACTTGCGAACGCAACCCGTTTCGGACTCGCCGGCTATTTCTTCACGGAAAGTGTTACGCGCGGAACGAAAATCGCCGAAGCGCTCGACTACGGCATCATCGGGTGGAATCACGGTGCGCCTTCAGCAGCCCAGGCGCCGTTCGGCGGCATGAAAGAAAGCGGGATCGGGCGCGAAGGCGGGCATGAAGGCATCGAAGCTTATCTCGAAACGAAATACATTTCGCTTGGCTTATAA
- a CDS encoding ornithine--oxo-acid transaminase yields the protein MTKTEDLIQLDDTYGARNYNPLDVVVSKAEGVWVEDPEGRKYMDMLSAYSAVNQGHRHPKIIGALKEQADRLTLTSRAFRNDQLGPFYKKVADLTGKNMVLPMNTGAEAVETALKAARRWGYEKKGIPENKAEIIACVGNFHGRTLAAVSLSSDPENKRGFGPLLPGIKVIPYGDVEALKAAITPNTAAFLFEPIQGEAGIIIPPEGYLRETYEVCKQENVLYIADEIQAGLGRTGKNFACDWEAVVPDVYILGKALGGGVMPVSCVAANEDVLGVFDPGSHGSTFGGNPLACAVAVASLQVIEEENLAERSRELGDYLLQKLREIENPAIKEIRGRGLFIGVELHEPARSYCQQLKELGLLCKETHENVIRFAPPLVIEKDDLDWAIEKIEQVLSISVS from the coding sequence ATGACGAAAACGGAAGATTTGATTCAACTAGACGATACTTACGGCGCTCGCAATTACAATCCTCTTGACGTCGTCGTCTCTAAAGCGGAAGGCGTATGGGTGGAAGACCCGGAAGGCCGTAAATATATGGACATGCTCAGCGCATATTCCGCCGTGAACCAGGGACACCGCCACCCGAAAATCATCGGCGCTTTGAAAGAGCAGGCCGACCGCCTGACGTTAACTTCAAGAGCGTTCCGAAACGATCAATTGGGACCTTTTTATAAAAAAGTAGCCGACCTTACGGGGAAAAACATGGTGCTTCCGATGAACACCGGGGCGGAAGCCGTGGAAACGGCATTGAAAGCGGCAAGACGTTGGGGATACGAGAAAAAAGGAATTCCGGAAAACAAAGCGGAAATAATCGCTTGCGTCGGCAATTTCCACGGGCGGACATTGGCCGCCGTTTCACTTTCTTCGGATCCGGAAAACAAACGCGGATTCGGTCCGCTGCTGCCGGGAATCAAAGTGATTCCTTACGGCGACGTTGAAGCGTTGAAAGCGGCGATTACGCCGAATACGGCGGCGTTTTTGTTCGAGCCGATCCAAGGCGAAGCGGGAATCATCATCCCGCCCGAAGGCTATTTACGCGAAACGTACGAAGTATGCAAACAAGAAAACGTCCTTTACATCGCCGATGAAATTCAGGCGGGACTCGGCCGTACCGGCAAAAATTTCGCCTGCGACTGGGAAGCTGTCGTTCCCGACGTATACATTCTCGGCAAAGCGCTCGGAGGCGGCGTCATGCCGGTCTCATGCGTTGCCGCGAATGAAGACGTGCTCGGCGTATTCGATCCGGGTTCACACGGTTCAACGTTCGGGGGCAATCCGCTCGCCTGCGCGGTAGCGGTGGCGTCCTTGCAAGTCATTGAAGAAGAAAACTTGGCTGAACGATCGCGCGAACTCGGCGACTATTTGTTGCAAAAACTGCGGGAGATTGAAAATCCGGCCATTAAAGAAATTCGCGGACGCGGATTGTTTATCGGCGTCGAACTTCATGAACCGGCCCGTTCGTATTGCCAACAATTAAAGGAACTCGGCCTGCTTTGTAAAGAGACGCACGAGAACGTCATCCGTTTCGCTCCCCCGCTCGTGATCGAGAAAGACGACCTCGACTGGGCGATCGAAAAAATCGAGCAAGTGTTGTCCATCTCCGTTTCTTAA
- a CDS encoding cation diffusion facilitator family transporter, giving the protein MNDYLHERGKIGKQVAWIALISNIILAVGKILIGIYADSESVFADGIHSGADVVASVAVLAVVGISNKPPDQDHPFGHGKAEVISEGIVGLILFFVSVYIVGEAFLAFSGEPAVPELAAFIAALISFASKQALYRYSLRRGKKYNSKAVLAIAYDHKADIVASLAASAGVLLSMIGAKYDIEFLLFGDAAASLIVAVLIFKIAAELIQSSVNVLMEKTVETEKLDKYLKIINGFPEVKRIDQIRARDHGHYILLDLRVSIDHDLSIKQGHDIGREIKHDIQQQYPEVEEVFIHVNPYFEE; this is encoded by the coding sequence TTGAACGATTATTTGCACGAACGCGGAAAAATCGGAAAGCAAGTGGCGTGGATCGCGCTCATCAGCAACATTATTCTTGCCGTCGGTAAGATTTTGATCGGGATTTATGCCGACAGCGAGTCGGTCTTTGCCGACGGCATCCACTCCGGAGCCGATGTTGTCGCTTCCGTAGCCGTTCTGGCGGTCGTCGGGATTTCCAACAAGCCGCCTGATCAAGATCATCCGTTCGGACACGGAAAAGCGGAAGTCATCAGCGAAGGCATTGTCGGGCTGATCTTATTTTTCGTATCGGTTTACATTGTCGGAGAGGCGTTTCTCGCTTTCAGCGGTGAACCTGCGGTTCCCGAACTGGCGGCTTTCATCGCTGCGCTCATTTCTTTCGCTTCCAAACAGGCGCTGTATCGCTATTCATTGCGCCGCGGGAAGAAATACAACAGCAAAGCCGTCTTGGCGATCGCTTACGATCATAAAGCCGACATCGTTGCATCGTTGGCGGCATCCGCAGGCGTATTATTATCGATGATCGGCGCGAAATACGACATCGAATTTCTTCTATTCGGTGATGCCGCAGCGAGTTTGATCGTGGCCGTACTCATTTTCAAAATCGCCGCCGAGCTCATTCAGTCTTCCGTAAACGTGTTGATGGAGAAAACCGTCGAAACCGAAAAGCTCGATAAATATTTAAAAATCATTAACGGGTTTCCAGAAGTGAAAAGAATCGACCAAATTCGCGCTCGTGATCATGGTCATTACATCTTGCTCGATTTGCGTGTTTCCATCGACCACGATTTGTCAATTAAGCAAGGGCACGACATCGGCCGCGAAATCAAACACGACATTCAGCAACAATATCCTGAAGTGGAAGAAGTATTCATCCACGTGAATCCGTATTTTGAAGAGTAA
- the asnB gene encoding asparagine synthase (glutamine-hydrolyzing), with amino-acid sequence MCGITGWIQWRRDLRNEEATVKQMAKTLEHRGPDDLNSWTAPHAALGHTRLIVVDPEGGSQPMVQTYGGRVFTIVYNGELYNTEDLRSELLAIGYRFRGHSDTEVLLSAFIEWGPDCLNRLNGIFAFAVWNEQKEELFMARDRLGVKPLFYSHHEGRLLFGSEQKAILAHPEMKARVDREGLAEVFGLGPSRTPGHGVYMDMDELRPAHALLFTRDGLKTWRYWDVKSADHRDGKEDTVERVRNLFQDAVERQLVADVPIATFLSGGVDSSAITAIAAGALKQKGEGPLTTYSIDYDENEQFFKSDQFQPNADGPWINKVRDFLGTDHHRLVIDNKVLADYLKKAVHARDMPGYADIDASMLWFCEGIKKGATVALSGECADEILGGYPWFHSPETSAAEGFPWMRSTEARHALLNEEWQKKLNLRDYVLDRFQQTINETPELEGESTVDAKRRQLFYLNMHWFMTALLDRKDRMSMSASLEVRVPFADHRFVEYLWNVPWDTKMLDDREKGLFRRAMKGVLPDDVLYRKKSPYPKTFHPDYTKAVVGWLSEIISDPNAPILQLINYERLDEIVKSEGASFDVPWYGQLMKGPQLIAHLAQINTWLEDYKIEIVDR; translated from the coding sequence ATGTGCGGCATAACTGGATGGATACAATGGCGAAGAGATTTGCGCAATGAAGAAGCAACGGTGAAACAAATGGCAAAAACATTGGAACATCGCGGGCCGGATGATCTGAATTCGTGGACGGCTCCCCATGCGGCGTTAGGGCATACGCGGCTCATTGTCGTCGATCCTGAAGGCGGCAGCCAGCCGATGGTGCAAACGTACGGAGGACGGGTGTTTACGATCGTGTACAATGGAGAATTGTACAATACGGAAGATTTGCGGAGCGAACTGCTGGCAATCGGTTACCGGTTTCGCGGTCATTCCGATACGGAAGTATTATTGTCCGCTTTTATTGAGTGGGGGCCGGATTGTCTGAATCGCTTGAACGGCATCTTTGCTTTTGCTGTATGGAATGAACAAAAAGAAGAGTTGTTTATGGCACGTGACCGGCTCGGGGTAAAACCACTGTTTTACAGTCATCACGAAGGGCGGCTGTTGTTTGGTTCGGAACAAAAAGCAATTTTGGCCCACCCTGAAATGAAAGCGCGTGTGGATCGGGAAGGATTGGCTGAAGTGTTCGGACTCGGTCCGTCACGCACACCAGGACACGGCGTATACATGGACATGGATGAACTTCGTCCGGCGCATGCGCTGTTGTTTACTCGTGACGGCTTGAAAACGTGGCGGTATTGGGATGTGAAGAGCGCCGATCATCGCGATGGGAAAGAGGATACCGTCGAACGGGTTCGGAATTTGTTTCAAGATGCGGTTGAGCGTCAGCTCGTCGCCGATGTTCCGATCGCAACGTTTCTTTCTGGAGGCGTCGATTCGAGCGCCATTACGGCCATTGCCGCCGGAGCTCTGAAACAAAAAGGCGAAGGCCCCTTAACTACTTATTCGATTGATTACGACGAGAACGAGCAATTTTTCAAAAGTGATCAATTTCAACCGAATGCCGATGGTCCTTGGATCAACAAAGTTCGTGATTTTCTCGGAACCGATCACCACCGGCTTGTGATCGATAACAAGGTTCTCGCCGACTACTTAAAAAAGGCCGTTCACGCCCGAGATATGCCGGGGTATGCTGATATCGACGCTTCAATGCTCTGGTTTTGCGAAGGGATCAAAAAAGGCGCAACGGTCGCATTATCGGGTGAATGTGCTGATGAAATATTAGGTGGATATCCATGGTTTCACAGTCCGGAAACGTCGGCGGCGGAAGGGTTTCCATGGATGCGCTCGACCGAAGCGCGACACGCGCTGCTGAATGAAGAATGGCAAAAGAAACTCAATTTGCGTGACTATGTACTTGACCGCTTCCAACAGACGATCAATGAAACTCCGGAGCTCGAGGGAGAGTCAACGGTCGATGCAAAACGGCGGCAGCTGTTTTATTTAAATATGCATTGGTTCATGACCGCTTTGCTCGATCGGAAAGACCGCATGAGCATGTCAGCAAGTCTTGAGGTGCGCGTGCCGTTTGCCGACCATCGCTTCGTTGAATATTTGTGGAATGTCCCTTGGGACACGAAGATGCTTGATGATCGCGAAAAAGGATTATTTCGCCGGGCGATGAAAGGGGTTCTTCCTGATGATGTATTGTACCGGAAAAAGAGCCCCTATCCGAAGACGTTCCACCCGGACTATACGAAGGCGGTCGTCGGATGGTTGTCGGAAATCATCTCCGATCCGAACGCACCGATTTTACAGCTGATCAATTACGAACGTCTGGATGAGATCGTGAAGAGTGAAGGGGCATCCTTCGATGTGCCATGGTACGGCCAGCTTATGAAAGGACCGCAGTTGATTGCCCATCTCGCCCAAATAAATACATGGCTGGAAGACTATAAAATTGAAATCGTTGACCGATAG
- a CDS encoding fumarylacetoacetate hydrolase family protein: protein MKFVTFSAGETETLRPGVLDEDGRILDVQQAERQMIGDVTVPGELLMWMEGGETVLDNVRNVVEWARDHQDQSFFYERKAVRLAAPIPRPRKNVFCVGKNYADHAKELNKDEELPQHPIVFSKPPTTVSNPNSPVPLHNQVTDFLDYEGELAVVIGKTGRGIAKENAYDHIFGYTIINDLSARDIQQRHKQYLLGKSLDGSCPLGPWIVCKEEVGDPHDLHIETKVNGEVRQSADTRLMIFDIPTLLSVISAGMTLEAGDIIATGTPAGVGKGLNPPKPLQDGDVVEVTVSGIGTLTNTVSRT, encoded by the coding sequence ATGAAGTTTGTCACCTTTTCCGCGGGGGAAACGGAAACGTTGAGACCGGGTGTCCTCGACGAAGACGGCCGTATTCTCGACGTACAGCAAGCGGAACGGCAAATGATCGGTGACGTGACCGTTCCCGGCGAACTATTGATGTGGATGGAAGGCGGGGAAACGGTGCTCGACAACGTGCGTAATGTTGTCGAATGGGCGAGGGATCATCAGGATCAGTCTTTTTTTTATGAGCGAAAAGCCGTTCGGTTGGCGGCACCGATTCCGAGACCGCGCAAAAACGTTTTTTGTGTCGGAAAAAACTACGCCGACCACGCGAAAGAGTTAAACAAAGACGAAGAGCTGCCGCAGCATCCGATCGTGTTTTCGAAGCCGCCGACAACCGTTTCCAATCCAAACAGTCCGGTGCCGCTTCACAATCAGGTGACGGATTTTCTTGATTACGAAGGGGAATTGGCGGTTGTCATCGGAAAGACCGGACGTGGAATCGCGAAAGAAAACGCGTACGACCATATTTTCGGTTATACGATTATTAATGATCTTAGTGCGCGCGACATCCAGCAGCGGCATAAACAATACTTACTCGGCAAAAGTCTTGACGGCAGTTGTCCGTTGGGCCCGTGGATTGTATGTAAAGAGGAAGTCGGGGATCCGCACGATCTTCACATCGAAACGAAGGTAAACGGAGAAGTGAGGCAATCCGCCGATACGCGTTTGATGATTTTTGACATTCCGACATTGCTTTCCGTAATTTCTGCCGGAATGACACTTGAAGCGGGTGACATCATCGCCACCGGAACGCCTGCCGGCGTCGGCAAAGGGTTGAATCCGCCGAAACCGCTTCAAGACGGGGACGTTGTCGAGGTTACTGTCAGTGGAATTGGGACGTTGACAAATACGGTTTCTCGTACATAA
- a CDS encoding DUF1516 family protein, translating into MQLQVHIYSWTITLLLFVVVFILAKSGKAPKPQKIIHMILRVFFVLTLLTGIGLVVSYNFASATLIKGALGILLIVLMELITGKARDRERTGWLSAAFIVDLVLVFYFGYGVIGG; encoded by the coding sequence ATGCAACTGCAAGTTCATATTTATTCATGGACGATCACATTGCTTTTATTCGTCGTTGTTTTCATTCTTGCGAAATCGGGCAAAGCACCGAAACCGCAGAAGATCATCCATATGATCTTGCGCGTCTTTTTCGTCCTTACACTTCTCACAGGCATCGGCCTCGTCGTATCGTACAATTTTGCAAGTGCGACGTTGATCAAAGGGGCGCTCGGCATCTTATTGATCGTGCTGATGGAATTGATTACAGGCAAAGCCCGCGACCGCGAACGGACCGGCTGGCTTTCGGCAGCGTTTATCGTCGACCTCGTTCTCGTGTTTTATTTCGGTTACGGCGTCATCGGCGGTTAA